A genomic window from Carassius gibelio isolate Cgi1373 ecotype wild population from Czech Republic chromosome A11, carGib1.2-hapl.c, whole genome shotgun sequence includes:
- the LOC128022534 gene encoding CREB-regulated transcription coactivator 1-like yields the protein MASSNNPRKFSEKIALHNQKQAEETAAFEEVMKELSITRAARLQLQKTQYLQLGQNRAQCYGGSLPNVNQIGNSNTDLPFQTAVLDTSRTSRHHGLVDRVYRDRNRNASPHRRPLSVDKHGRQIDSCPYSSVYLSPPPDTSWRRTNSDSALHQSAVNPAPQDTFVGGSQELQSKGVKTLLLLTPPDTEDTESEMEKDEPKASLHTESCDVPGIHIFPSPDEEMNSSLMPSAHSSGGSLPDLTNIQFPPPLPTPLDPDDPITFPTSSSSSTTNLTHLGISAASHVTPSPPAQHTGPAPSPNISPQPPAPTLPPAISPQIAIAQPIMMDSLSLEQQLSQYSLLSLLNDLQKQPHTFPQNIRLIRLPPLTVSSTPNTTQPSLASQSQSATSGDANSYRSQTGSSANQSPTSPVSNQGFSPGGSPQHIQVVGSIFGDSLYDQQLQSRQTNALSNQLEQFNMNMMENPGGSSHCSTLNYTQAAMMGLTGSHSSQQDMQQLGYSSHGNIPNIILTVTGESPPNLSKDLTSSLASVGDISFDTDSQFPLDELKIDPLTLDGLHMLNDPDMVLADPATEDTFRMDRL from the exons ATGGCGAGCTCAAACAATCCGCGAAAATTCAGCGAGAAAATCGCCCTGCACAACCAGAAGCAGGCGGAGGAGACCGCGGCGTTTGAGGAGGTCATGAAAGAGCTGAGCATCACGCGAGCTGCACGG TTGCAGTTACAGAAGACCCAGTATTTGCAACTAGGCCAGAATCGAGCTCAGTGCTATGGAGGGTCACTGCCCAATGTCAATCAGATTGGGAATAGCAACACTGACCTCCCTTTTCAG ACAGCGGTTTTGGACACCAGTCGGACATCACGACATCATGGCCTGGTGGACCGCGTGTATCGGGACAGGAACCGCAACGCTTCTCCGCATCGTAGACCTCTTTCTGTGGACAAGCATGGACGTCAGAT TGACAGCTGCCCCTACAGCTCCGTGTATCTGTCACCACCACCTGACACAAGTTGGAGGAG AACCAACTCTGACTCGGCTCTACACCAGAGCGCTGTGAATCCAGCTCCACAGGATACTTTTGTTGGTGGATCTCAGGAACTACAGTCAAAAGGAGTAAAAACTT tGCTGTTGCTCACGCCTCCAGATACAGAGGACACTGAATCAGAGATGGAGAAAGACGAGCCCAAAGCATCTCTGCATACCGAGTCATGTGACGTTCCTGGGATTCA CATATTCCCATCTCCTGATGAAGAAATGAATAGTTCTTTGATGCCATCTGCTCACAGCAGCGGCGGCTCCTTACCTGATCTGACAAACATCCAGTTCCCTCCTCCTCTCCCCACCCCACTGGATCCAGATGACCCCATTACCTTCCCTACCTCCAGCTCCAGCAGCACCACCAACCTGACACACTTGGGCATCAGTGCTGCCAGTCATGTCACTCCCTCCCCTCCTGCCCAGCACACTGGGCCTGCCCCCTCACCCAATATCAGCCCACAGCCGCCTGCCCCCACACTACCACCTGCCATCTCACCCCAAATAGCCATCGCACAG CCAATAATGATGGACAGCCTGTCCCTGGAGCAGCAGCTGTCTCAATACTCACTGCTGAGTTTACTGAACGACCTGCAGAAACAGCCGCACACCTTCCCTCAGAACATTCGTCTCATACGCCTCCCGCCTCTCACTGTAAGCTCCACCCCCAACACCACCCAGCCCTCTCTTGCCAGCCAATCACAGTCAGCCACAAGCGGAGATGCCAACTCG TACCGCAGTCAGACAGGCTCTTCAGCCAATCAGTCACCAACATCTCCAGTGTCCAATCAGGGCTTCTCACCTGGCGGTTCACCACAA CATATTCAGGTGGTTGGAAGCATCTTCGGGGATTCATTGTATGATCAGCAACTTCAATCCAGACAGACCAATGCCTTATCTAACCAG CTGGAGCAGTTCAACATGAATATGATGGAGAATCCAGGTGGCTCTAGTCACTGTTCAACGCTGAACTACACGCAGGCAGCCATGATGGGTTTAACCGGGAGCCACAGCAGTCAGCAGGACATGCAGCAGCTCGGTTACAGTAGCCATGGCAACATCCCCAACATCATTCTCACAG TGACGGGAGAATCTCCGCCAAATCTCTCCAAAGACCTCACCAGCTCGTTGGCCAGCGTTGGTGACATCAGCTTTGACACAGACTCTCAGTTCCCATTGGACGAGCTGAAAATCGACCCGTTGACACTGGACGGACTGCACATGCTCAATGATCCGGACATGGTTCTGGCCGATCCGGCCACTGAGGACACGTTCCGCATGGATCGACTGTGA
- the LOC128022535 gene encoding kelch-like protein 26 isoform X3: MAESDGLELCLNRAQSRAMFTGGMKESNQDTIELKGLSVRGLKHIIDFAYSSEVTLDLDCIQDVLGAAVFLQMVPVVELCEEFLKSAMSVETCLNFGQMATTFSLSSLKQLVDAFTFLHFLQIAQEDDFLHIPKERLVFFLQSNKLKNCREIDLFHAAIRWLQHDASRRAAASEVLCHVRFPLMQSSELVDSVQTVDIMVEDVQFRHFLLEAFNYQILPFRQHELQSLRTSIRSDVTSLITFGGTPYTDNDRTVSSKVYYLHDITVRQFKELPEMELGCSHACVSVLDNFVYIVGGQHLQYRSGEGAVDVCFRYDPHLNQWLRIQPMQESRIQFQLNVLHGQLYATGGRNRSGSLSSVECYCPRKNEWTYVDSLKRRIWGHAGATCKEKLYVSGGYGVSIEDKKTLHCDPALDQWDFKCPMNEPRVLHAMIRVNNRIYALGGRMDHVDRCFDVLAVEYYVPETDQWTTVSPMRAGQSESGCCLLDKKIYIIGGYNWHLNNVTSIVQVYNTDTDEWERDLHFLESFAGIACSPIILPQTTTQG, translated from the exons ATGGCGGAGTCAGATGGTCTGGAGCTCTGTCTGAATCGAGCTCAAAGCAG AGCCATGTTTACTGGAGGAATGAAGGAGTCCAACCAGGACACCATAGAGCTAAAAGGTCTTTCAGTCAGAGGATTGAAGCACATCATTGATTTTGCCTACAGTTCTGAAGTCACTCTGGACTTGGACTGTATTCAGGATGTTCTTGGTGCAGCCGTCTTTCTGCAGATGGTGCCTGTGGTGGAGCTTTGTGAGGAGTTCCTGAAATCAGCCATGAGTGTTGAAACTTGTCTAAACTTTGGCCAGATGGCCACCACTTTCAGCCTCTCGTCCCTTAAGCAGTTGGTCGATGCGTTCACATTCCTTCACTTCCTGCAAATAGCTCAGGAGGACGACTTCCTTCACATTCCAAAGGAACGACTGGTTTTCTTTCTTCAGAGCAACAAATTGAAGAACTGTAGAGAGATCGACTTGTTCCACGCGGCAATCCGCTGGCTTCAGCATGATGCATCCAGGCGAGCTGCAGCCAGTGAAGTGCTCTGCCATGTGCGCTTCCCACTAATGCAGTCGTCTGAACTGGTGGACAGTGTCCAAACGGTCGACATCATGGTGGAGGATGTGCAGTTTCGACACTTTCTTCTAGAGGCCTTTAATTATCAAATCCTTCCATTTCGACAACACGAATTGCAATCACTGCGAACTTCCATTCGCTCAGACGTCACGTCACTAATTACTTTTGGTGGAACACCCTACACCGACAACGATCGGACAGTCAGCAGCAAAGTTTACTATCTGCACGACATCACAGTGCGACAGTTCAAAGAGTTGCCCGAAATGGAGTTGGGATGCAGCCATGCATGTGTGTCGGTTCTTGACAATTTTGTGTACATAGTGGGTGGCCAGCATTTACAGTATCGCAGTGGAGAGGGTGCAGTTGATGTCTGCTTCCGCTACGACCCCCATCTGAACCAGTGGCTTCGAATCCAACCCATGCAGGAAAGCCGCATTCAGTTTCAGCTCAATGTACTGCATGGACAACTTTACGCTACTGGGGGACGCAACAGGTCTGGCAGCTTGTCCTCAGTAGAGTGTTACTGTCCAAGGAAAAATGAATGGACTTATGTAGATTCCCTGAAGAGGAGAATCTGGGGTCACGCCGGAGCAACTTGCAAAGAGAAGCTCTACGTCTCTGGAGGTTACGGGGTGTCTATAGAAGATAAGAAAACTCTCCATTGCGATCCAGCCTTGGATCAGTGGGACTTCAAATGTCCCATGAACGAGCCAAGAGTCCTGCATGCTATGATCAGGGTAAACAACCGTATTTATGCACTCGGTGGCAGGATGGACCATGTTGACCGTTGCTTTGATGTTCTAGCTGTAGAGTATTATGTTCCTGAGACTGATCAATGGACAACAGTCAGTCCTATGCGTGCTGGTCAGTCGGAGTCTGGCTGCTGCCTGCTGGATAAAAAGATCTATATAATTGGAGGATACAACTGGCACCTCAATAATGTCACAAGTATTGTGCAAGTTTATAACACAGACACAGATGAGTGGGAAAGAGATCTCCATTTTCTAGAATCTTTTGCAGGAATAGCTTGTTCACCTATCATACTTCCCCAGACAACTACCCAGGGCTAG
- the LOC128022535 gene encoding kelch-like protein 26 isoform X1, producing MAESDGLELCLNRAQSSMANNKNSTLCCTFSAPSHSNTLLRGLSALRDQGQLLDVVLVIEHEHFEVHKAVLASCSDYFRAMFTGGMKESNQDTIELKGLSVRGLKHIIDFAYSSEVTLDLDCIQDVLGAAVFLQMVPVVELCEEFLKSAMSVETCLNFGQMATTFSLSSLKQLVDAFTFLHFLQIAQEDDFLHIPKERLVFFLQSNKLKNCREIDLFHAAIRWLQHDASRRAAASEVLCHVRFPLMQSSELVDSVQTVDIMVEDVQFRHFLLEAFNYQILPFRQHELQSLRTSIRSDVTSLITFGGTPYTDNDRTVSSKVYYLHDITVRQFKELPEMELGCSHACVSVLDNFVYIVGGQHLQYRSGEGAVDVCFRYDPHLNQWLRIQPMQESRIQFQLNVLHGQLYATGGRNRSGSLSSVECYCPRKNEWTYVDSLKRRIWGHAGATCKEKLYVSGGYGVSIEDKKTLHCDPALDQWDFKCPMNEPRVLHAMIRVNNRIYALGGRMDHVDRCFDVLAVEYYVPETDQWTTVSPMRAGQSESGCCLLDKKIYIIGGYNWHLNNVTSIVQVYNTDTDEWERDLHFLESFAGIACSPIILPQTTTQG from the exons ATGGCGGAGTCAGATGGTCTGGAGCTCTGTCTGAATCGAGCTCAAAGCAG CATGGCTAACAACAAGAACAGCACACTTTGTTGTACTTTCTCAGCCCCCAGCCACAGCAACACTCTCCTGAGGGGACTGTCTGCATTACGCGATCAAGGTCAGTTGTTGGATGTGGTTCTGGTCATTGAACACGAGCACTTTGAGGTTCACAAAGCGGTTTTGGCCTCCTGCAGTGACTACTTCAG AGCCATGTTTACTGGAGGAATGAAGGAGTCCAACCAGGACACCATAGAGCTAAAAGGTCTTTCAGTCAGAGGATTGAAGCACATCATTGATTTTGCCTACAGTTCTGAAGTCACTCTGGACTTGGACTGTATTCAGGATGTTCTTGGTGCAGCCGTCTTTCTGCAGATGGTGCCTGTGGTGGAGCTTTGTGAGGAGTTCCTGAAATCAGCCATGAGTGTTGAAACTTGTCTAAACTTTGGCCAGATGGCCACCACTTTCAGCCTCTCGTCCCTTAAGCAGTTGGTCGATGCGTTCACATTCCTTCACTTCCTGCAAATAGCTCAGGAGGACGACTTCCTTCACATTCCAAAGGAACGACTGGTTTTCTTTCTTCAGAGCAACAAATTGAAGAACTGTAGAGAGATCGACTTGTTCCACGCGGCAATCCGCTGGCTTCAGCATGATGCATCCAGGCGAGCTGCAGCCAGTGAAGTGCTCTGCCATGTGCGCTTCCCACTAATGCAGTCGTCTGAACTGGTGGACAGTGTCCAAACGGTCGACATCATGGTGGAGGATGTGCAGTTTCGACACTTTCTTCTAGAGGCCTTTAATTATCAAATCCTTCCATTTCGACAACACGAATTGCAATCACTGCGAACTTCCATTCGCTCAGACGTCACGTCACTAATTACTTTTGGTGGAACACCCTACACCGACAACGATCGGACAGTCAGCAGCAAAGTTTACTATCTGCACGACATCACAGTGCGACAGTTCAAAGAGTTGCCCGAAATGGAGTTGGGATGCAGCCATGCATGTGTGTCGGTTCTTGACAATTTTGTGTACATAGTGGGTGGCCAGCATTTACAGTATCGCAGTGGAGAGGGTGCAGTTGATGTCTGCTTCCGCTACGACCCCCATCTGAACCAGTGGCTTCGAATCCAACCCATGCAGGAAAGCCGCATTCAGTTTCAGCTCAATGTACTGCATGGACAACTTTACGCTACTGGGGGACGCAACAGGTCTGGCAGCTTGTCCTCAGTAGAGTGTTACTGTCCAAGGAAAAATGAATGGACTTATGTAGATTCCCTGAAGAGGAGAATCTGGGGTCACGCCGGAGCAACTTGCAAAGAGAAGCTCTACGTCTCTGGAGGTTACGGGGTGTCTATAGAAGATAAGAAAACTCTCCATTGCGATCCAGCCTTGGATCAGTGGGACTTCAAATGTCCCATGAACGAGCCAAGAGTCCTGCATGCTATGATCAGGGTAAACAACCGTATTTATGCACTCGGTGGCAGGATGGACCATGTTGACCGTTGCTTTGATGTTCTAGCTGTAGAGTATTATGTTCCTGAGACTGATCAATGGACAACAGTCAGTCCTATGCGTGCTGGTCAGTCGGAGTCTGGCTGCTGCCTGCTGGATAAAAAGATCTATATAATTGGAGGATACAACTGGCACCTCAATAATGTCACAAGTATTGTGCAAGTTTATAACACAGACACAGATGAGTGGGAAAGAGATCTCCATTTTCTAGAATCTTTTGCAGGAATAGCTTGTTCACCTATCATACTTCCCCAGACAACTACCCAGGGCTAG
- the LOC128022535 gene encoding kelch-like protein 26 isoform X2 gives MANNKNSTLCCTFSAPSHSNTLLRGLSALRDQGQLLDVVLVIEHEHFEVHKAVLASCSDYFRAMFTGGMKESNQDTIELKGLSVRGLKHIIDFAYSSEVTLDLDCIQDVLGAAVFLQMVPVVELCEEFLKSAMSVETCLNFGQMATTFSLSSLKQLVDAFTFLHFLQIAQEDDFLHIPKERLVFFLQSNKLKNCREIDLFHAAIRWLQHDASRRAAASEVLCHVRFPLMQSSELVDSVQTVDIMVEDVQFRHFLLEAFNYQILPFRQHELQSLRTSIRSDVTSLITFGGTPYTDNDRTVSSKVYYLHDITVRQFKELPEMELGCSHACVSVLDNFVYIVGGQHLQYRSGEGAVDVCFRYDPHLNQWLRIQPMQESRIQFQLNVLHGQLYATGGRNRSGSLSSVECYCPRKNEWTYVDSLKRRIWGHAGATCKEKLYVSGGYGVSIEDKKTLHCDPALDQWDFKCPMNEPRVLHAMIRVNNRIYALGGRMDHVDRCFDVLAVEYYVPETDQWTTVSPMRAGQSESGCCLLDKKIYIIGGYNWHLNNVTSIVQVYNTDTDEWERDLHFLESFAGIACSPIILPQTTTQG, from the exons ATGGCTAACAACAAGAACAGCACACTTTGTTGTACTTTCTCAGCCCCCAGCCACAGCAACACTCTCCTGAGGGGACTGTCTGCATTACGCGATCAAGGTCAGTTGTTGGATGTGGTTCTGGTCATTGAACACGAGCACTTTGAGGTTCACAAAGCGGTTTTGGCCTCCTGCAGTGACTACTTCAG AGCCATGTTTACTGGAGGAATGAAGGAGTCCAACCAGGACACCATAGAGCTAAAAGGTCTTTCAGTCAGAGGATTGAAGCACATCATTGATTTTGCCTACAGTTCTGAAGTCACTCTGGACTTGGACTGTATTCAGGATGTTCTTGGTGCAGCCGTCTTTCTGCAGATGGTGCCTGTGGTGGAGCTTTGTGAGGAGTTCCTGAAATCAGCCATGAGTGTTGAAACTTGTCTAAACTTTGGCCAGATGGCCACCACTTTCAGCCTCTCGTCCCTTAAGCAGTTGGTCGATGCGTTCACATTCCTTCACTTCCTGCAAATAGCTCAGGAGGACGACTTCCTTCACATTCCAAAGGAACGACTGGTTTTCTTTCTTCAGAGCAACAAATTGAAGAACTGTAGAGAGATCGACTTGTTCCACGCGGCAATCCGCTGGCTTCAGCATGATGCATCCAGGCGAGCTGCAGCCAGTGAAGTGCTCTGCCATGTGCGCTTCCCACTAATGCAGTCGTCTGAACTGGTGGACAGTGTCCAAACGGTCGACATCATGGTGGAGGATGTGCAGTTTCGACACTTTCTTCTAGAGGCCTTTAATTATCAAATCCTTCCATTTCGACAACACGAATTGCAATCACTGCGAACTTCCATTCGCTCAGACGTCACGTCACTAATTACTTTTGGTGGAACACCCTACACCGACAACGATCGGACAGTCAGCAGCAAAGTTTACTATCTGCACGACATCACAGTGCGACAGTTCAAAGAGTTGCCCGAAATGGAGTTGGGATGCAGCCATGCATGTGTGTCGGTTCTTGACAATTTTGTGTACATAGTGGGTGGCCAGCATTTACAGTATCGCAGTGGAGAGGGTGCAGTTGATGTCTGCTTCCGCTACGACCCCCATCTGAACCAGTGGCTTCGAATCCAACCCATGCAGGAAAGCCGCATTCAGTTTCAGCTCAATGTACTGCATGGACAACTTTACGCTACTGGGGGACGCAACAGGTCTGGCAGCTTGTCCTCAGTAGAGTGTTACTGTCCAAGGAAAAATGAATGGACTTATGTAGATTCCCTGAAGAGGAGAATCTGGGGTCACGCCGGAGCAACTTGCAAAGAGAAGCTCTACGTCTCTGGAGGTTACGGGGTGTCTATAGAAGATAAGAAAACTCTCCATTGCGATCCAGCCTTGGATCAGTGGGACTTCAAATGTCCCATGAACGAGCCAAGAGTCCTGCATGCTATGATCAGGGTAAACAACCGTATTTATGCACTCGGTGGCAGGATGGACCATGTTGACCGTTGCTTTGATGTTCTAGCTGTAGAGTATTATGTTCCTGAGACTGATCAATGGACAACAGTCAGTCCTATGCGTGCTGGTCAGTCGGAGTCTGGCTGCTGCCTGCTGGATAAAAAGATCTATATAATTGGAGGATACAACTGGCACCTCAATAATGTCACAAGTATTGTGCAAGTTTATAACACAGACACAGATGAGTGGGAAAGAGATCTCCATTTTCTAGAATCTTTTGCAGGAATAGCTTGTTCACCTATCATACTTCCCCAGACAACTACCCAGGGCTAG